A section of the Phaseolus vulgaris cultivar G19833 chromosome 8, P. vulgaris v2.0, whole genome shotgun sequence genome encodes:
- the LOC137823589 gene encoding E3 ubiquitin-protein ligase COP1 isoform X1, whose protein sequence is MEELSAGPVVPAVVKPDASRAAAADTGASAAASGETFPASTSEPDKDFLCPICMQIIKDAFLTACGHSFCYMCIITHLRNKNDCPCCGHYLTNTNLFPNFLLDKLLKKTSARQISKSASPVEHFRQALQKGCDVTIKELDTLLSLLADKKRKMEQEEAERNMQILLDFLHCLRKQKVDELKEVQTDLQFIKEDINSVEKHRMDLYRARDRYSLKLRMLDDLGGRKSWHSSLDKSSSGIISSPLNLRGGLSSGSHTKKNDGKSQINSHGLGVQRRDAVTGSDSQLINQSGLALVRKKRVHTQFNDLQECYLQKRRHATDKPHSQQERDMNLISREGYTAGLEDFQSVLTTFTRYSRLRVIAELRHGDIFHSANIVSSIEFDRDDDLFATAGVSRRIKVFDFSAVVNEPTDAHCPVVEMSTRSKLSCLSWNKYAKNQIASSDYEGIVTVWDVTTRKSLMEYEEHEKRAWSVDFSRTDPSMLVSGSDDCKVKVWCTNQEASVLNIDMKANICCVKYNPGSGNYIAVGSADHHIHYYDLRNISRPVHVFSGHRKAVSYVKFLSNYELASASTDSTLRLWDVKENLPVRTFKGHANEKNFVGLTVSSEYIACGSETNEVFVYHKEISKPLTWHRFGSPDMDDTEDEAGSYFISAVCWKSDRPTILTANSQGTIKVLVLAA, encoded by the exons ATGGAAGAGCTCTCCGCGGGGCCTGTCGTCCCCGCCGTCGTCAAACCCGACGCTTCCAGAGCCGCCGCCGCCGACACAGGCGCCTCCGCCGCCGCATCCGGTGAAACGTTCCCGGCCTCCACGTCGGAGCCGGACAAGGACTTTCTCTGTCCGATTTGCATGCAGATCATCAAGGACGCGTTCCTCACCGCCTGCGGCCACAGCTTCTGTTACATGTGCATCATCACTCATCTCCGCAACAAGAACGATTGCCCTTGCTGCGGCCACTACCTCACCAACACCAACTTGTTCCCTAACTTTTTACTCGACAAG CTACTGAAGAAGACTTCTGCGCGTCAAATATCAAAATCTGCTTCACCTGTGGAACATTTCCGGCAGGCATTGCAAAAG GGTTGTGATGTGACAATTAAAGAGCTAGACACCCTTTTGTCTCTTCTTGCtgataagaaaagaaaaatggagCAAGAAGAAGCTGAGAGAAATATGCAAATACTGTTAGACTTCCTGCATTGCTTACGGAAGCAAAAAGTTGATGAGTTGAAGGAG gtTCAAACTGATCTCCAATTTATAAAGGAGGACATTAATTCTGTAGAGAAACATAGAATGGACTTGTATCGAGCACGGGACAGGTACTCCTTAAAATTGCGAATGCTTGATGATTTGGGTGGAAGAAAATCATGGCATTCATCACTGGACAAGAGCAGCAGTGGCATTATATCCAGTCCTCTAAATCTTCGAGGAGGGTTGTCCTCAGGGAGCCATACTAAGAAAAATGATGGAAAGTCCCAAATTAACTCTCACGGGCTTGGAGTTCAGAGAAGGGATGCCGTAACTGGATCAGATTCACAGCTTATAAATCAATCGGGTCTTGCCCTAGTTAGAAAAAAGAGGGTCCATACACAG TTTAATGACCTACAAGAGTGTTACCTACAAAAGCGAAGACATGCAACTGATAAGCCCCATAGCCAACAAGAAAGGGATATGAATCTCATAAGTCGAGAAGGTTATACTGCTGGTCTTGAAGATTTTCAGTCAGTCTTGACAACTTTCACACGTTACAG TCGATTGAGAGTCATTGCAGAACTAAGGCATGGGGATATATTTCATTCAGCAAATATAGTGTCAAG CATAGAGTTTGACCGTGATGATGATTTGTTTGCTACTGCTGGAGTTTCTAGGCGCATTAAAGTTTTTGATTTTTCTGCT GTTGTGAATGAACCCACAGATGCTCATTGTCCAGTTGTGGAGATGTCTACACGTTCAAAACTTAGTTGCTTGAGTTGGAATAAATATGCTAAGAACCAAATAGCTAGCAGTGATTATGAAGGAATTGTGACTGTTTGGGATGTAACCACTCGGAAG AGTTTAATGGAATATGAAGAGCATGAAAAGCGAGCATGGAGTGTTGATTTTTCAAGAACAGATCCCTCTATGCTTGTATCTGGTAGCGATGACTGCAAG GTCAAAGTTTGGTGCACAAATCAAGAAGCTAGTGTTCTAAATATAGACATGAAAGCAAACATATGTTGTGTCAAGTACAATCCTGGATCTGGCAATTATATTGCA GTTGGATCAGCAGATCATCACATCCATTATTATGATCTGAGAAATATTAGTCGTCCAGTCCATGTTTTCAGTGGGCACAGGAAGGCTGTTTCATATGTGAAATTCTTGTCTAATTATGAACTTGCTTCTGCGTCGACAGATAGTACACTACGATTATGGGATGTGAAGGAAAACTTACCT GTTCGTACTTTTAAAGGCCACGCAAATGAGAAAAACTTTGTTGGTCTTACCGTTAGCAGTGAATACATTGCATGTGGGAGTGAAACGAACGAAGTTTTTGTCTACCACAAG GAAATCTCAAAACCTTTGACATGGCATAGATTTGGGTCCCCTGATATGGATGACACTGAAGATGAGGCTGGATCATATTTCATCAGCGCGGTATGTTGGAAGAGTGATCGGCCCACTATTCTAACTGCCAACAGTCAAGGCACCATTAAAGTGCTGGTGCTTGCAGCTTGA
- the LOC137823589 gene encoding E3 ubiquitin-protein ligase COP1 isoform X2, with protein sequence MEELSAGPVVPAVVKPDASRAAAADTGASAAASGETFPASTSEPDKDFLCPICMQIIKDAFLTACGHSFCYMCIITHLRNKNDCPCCGHYLTNTNLFPNFLLDKLLKKTSARQISKSASPVEHFRQALQKGCDVTIKELDTLLSLLADKKRKMEQEEAERNMQILLDFLHCLRKQKVDELKEVQTDLQFIKEDINSVEKHRMDLYRARDRYSLKLRMLDDLGGRKSWHSSLDKSSSGIISSPLNLRGGLSSGSHTKKNDGKSQINSHGLGVQRRDAVTGSDSQLINQSGLALVRKKRVHTQFNDLQECYLQKRRHATDKPHSQQERDMNLISREGYTAGLEDFQSVLTTFTRYSRLRVIAELRHGDIFHSANIVSSIEFDRDDDLFATAGVSRRIKVFDFSAVVNEPTDAHCPVVEMSTRSKLSCLSWNKYAKNQIASSDYEGIVTVWDVTTRKSLMEYEEHEKRAWSVDFSRTDPSMLVSGSDDCKVGSADHHIHYYDLRNISRPVHVFSGHRKAVSYVKFLSNYELASASTDSTLRLWDVKENLPVRTFKGHANEKNFVGLTVSSEYIACGSETNEVFVYHKEISKPLTWHRFGSPDMDDTEDEAGSYFISAVCWKSDRPTILTANSQGTIKVLVLAA encoded by the exons ATGGAAGAGCTCTCCGCGGGGCCTGTCGTCCCCGCCGTCGTCAAACCCGACGCTTCCAGAGCCGCCGCCGCCGACACAGGCGCCTCCGCCGCCGCATCCGGTGAAACGTTCCCGGCCTCCACGTCGGAGCCGGACAAGGACTTTCTCTGTCCGATTTGCATGCAGATCATCAAGGACGCGTTCCTCACCGCCTGCGGCCACAGCTTCTGTTACATGTGCATCATCACTCATCTCCGCAACAAGAACGATTGCCCTTGCTGCGGCCACTACCTCACCAACACCAACTTGTTCCCTAACTTTTTACTCGACAAG CTACTGAAGAAGACTTCTGCGCGTCAAATATCAAAATCTGCTTCACCTGTGGAACATTTCCGGCAGGCATTGCAAAAG GGTTGTGATGTGACAATTAAAGAGCTAGACACCCTTTTGTCTCTTCTTGCtgataagaaaagaaaaatggagCAAGAAGAAGCTGAGAGAAATATGCAAATACTGTTAGACTTCCTGCATTGCTTACGGAAGCAAAAAGTTGATGAGTTGAAGGAG gtTCAAACTGATCTCCAATTTATAAAGGAGGACATTAATTCTGTAGAGAAACATAGAATGGACTTGTATCGAGCACGGGACAGGTACTCCTTAAAATTGCGAATGCTTGATGATTTGGGTGGAAGAAAATCATGGCATTCATCACTGGACAAGAGCAGCAGTGGCATTATATCCAGTCCTCTAAATCTTCGAGGAGGGTTGTCCTCAGGGAGCCATACTAAGAAAAATGATGGAAAGTCCCAAATTAACTCTCACGGGCTTGGAGTTCAGAGAAGGGATGCCGTAACTGGATCAGATTCACAGCTTATAAATCAATCGGGTCTTGCCCTAGTTAGAAAAAAGAGGGTCCATACACAG TTTAATGACCTACAAGAGTGTTACCTACAAAAGCGAAGACATGCAACTGATAAGCCCCATAGCCAACAAGAAAGGGATATGAATCTCATAAGTCGAGAAGGTTATACTGCTGGTCTTGAAGATTTTCAGTCAGTCTTGACAACTTTCACACGTTACAG TCGATTGAGAGTCATTGCAGAACTAAGGCATGGGGATATATTTCATTCAGCAAATATAGTGTCAAG CATAGAGTTTGACCGTGATGATGATTTGTTTGCTACTGCTGGAGTTTCTAGGCGCATTAAAGTTTTTGATTTTTCTGCT GTTGTGAATGAACCCACAGATGCTCATTGTCCAGTTGTGGAGATGTCTACACGTTCAAAACTTAGTTGCTTGAGTTGGAATAAATATGCTAAGAACCAAATAGCTAGCAGTGATTATGAAGGAATTGTGACTGTTTGGGATGTAACCACTCGGAAG AGTTTAATGGAATATGAAGAGCATGAAAAGCGAGCATGGAGTGTTGATTTTTCAAGAACAGATCCCTCTATGCTTGTATCTGGTAGCGATGACTGCAAG GTTGGATCAGCAGATCATCACATCCATTATTATGATCTGAGAAATATTAGTCGTCCAGTCCATGTTTTCAGTGGGCACAGGAAGGCTGTTTCATATGTGAAATTCTTGTCTAATTATGAACTTGCTTCTGCGTCGACAGATAGTACACTACGATTATGGGATGTGAAGGAAAACTTACCT GTTCGTACTTTTAAAGGCCACGCAAATGAGAAAAACTTTGTTGGTCTTACCGTTAGCAGTGAATACATTGCATGTGGGAGTGAAACGAACGAAGTTTTTGTCTACCACAAG GAAATCTCAAAACCTTTGACATGGCATAGATTTGGGTCCCCTGATATGGATGACACTGAAGATGAGGCTGGATCATATTTCATCAGCGCGGTATGTTGGAAGAGTGATCGGCCCACTATTCTAACTGCCAACAGTCAAGGCACCATTAAAGTGCTGGTGCTTGCAGCTTGA
- the LOC137825905 gene encoding probable alpha-galactosidase B, producing MVRTYLAATMKCISPISLCFLLCLCAIQSVSSQNAITPPRGWNSYDSFSWIISEEEYLQNANIISQNLSVHGYEYAVVDFLWYRSLKGEKNSIGFDMIDEWGRMLPDPERWPSSRGGRGFSDVAKKVHDMSLKFGIHLMAGISTQAFNNNTPILDTITGQPYMESGRVWHAKDIGIPSRACKWMDKGFMAINTTTGAGKAFLRSIYELYASWGVDFVKLDCVFGEDLDLGEITTVSEIINGFHNPIVFSLSPGVNATPEMAERVNSLVNTYRITQDDWDKWPAVLSHFNVSRDFSASNLIGAEGLNGSSWPDLDMLPFGWITDPDAHEGPHRSTNLTQDEQRTQMTLCCMAKSPIMYGGDLRKIDQQTYDLITNPTLLEINSFSSNNQEFPHIRLHDVNMGEYNVTKLQFTYSMALTECIDPKASGWFNEKHNQSLERICYKNPKQDHEEPFCVNKRELQMASLNRRYIQSAHMWELKSNGTLVNSDSGLCATVEYLLAEGFPNGIRSWIATGRTGEIYVAFFNLNSEKATICANIVDLTIVYPARRKYGLCIGTETWSRTSIKTNDTLSAEVASHGSALFVLHCQ from the exons ATGGTTAGAACATACTTGGCTGCAACCATGAAATGCATCTCACCTATCTCTCTTTGCTTCCTGCTATGTCTTTGTGCAATTCAAAG TGTGTCATCTCAAAATGCTATCACCCCTCCAAGAGGTTGGAACTCCTACGATAGCTTTAGCTGGATCATTTCTGAAGAAGAATACTTACAGAATGCTAATATAATTTCTCAGAACTTATCTGTTCATGGATATGAG TATGCAGTTGTGGATTTCCTCTGGTATAGGAGTTTAAAGGGTGAGAAAAATTCTATTGGTTTTGATATGATTGATGAATGGGGAAGAATGCTCCCTGATCCTGAAAGATGGCCTTCTTCAAGAGGAGGGAGAGGGTTCAGTGATGTAGCTAAAAAAGTACATGATATGAGTCTGAAGTTTGGGATTCATCTTATGGCTGGAATCAGTACACAAGCATTCAATAACAACACGCCAATACTAGATACAATTACG GGACAACCTTACATGGAATCTGGTCGAGTGTGGCATGCAAAAGATATAGGAATCCCATCAAGGGCTTGTAAATGGATGGATAAAGGTTTCATGGCTATAAATACAACAACAGGAGCTGGAAAAGCCTTTTTAAGATCAATTTATGAGTTATATGCTTCATGGGGAGTTGATTTTG TGAAACTAGATTGTGTATTTGGTGAGGACCTGGATTTGGGTGAGATAACAACTGTATCAGAG ATTATTAATGGCTTTCACAATCCTATTGTGTTTTCTCTATCTCCTGGAGTCAATGCAACACCAGAAATGGCTGAGAGGGTTAATAGTCTAGTTAATACATATCGTATAACACAAGATGATTGGGATAAGTGGCCAGCAGTCTTATCTCATTTTAATGTATCAAG AGACTTCTCAGCATCTAATTTAATAGGAGCAGAAGGTTTAAATGGAAGCTCTTGGCCTGATTTGGACATGCTACCATTTGGATGGATAACTGATCCAG ATGCTCATGAAGGTCCACATAGGTCTACTAACCTTACTCAAGATGAGCAAAGAACACAG ATGACTTTGTGTTGTATGGCAAAATCTCCCATTATGTATGGAGGGGATCTACGGAAAATTGATCAACAGACCTATGATCTTATCACCAATCCTACCCTTTTGGAGATAAACTCTTTTAGCTCAAACAATCAAGAG tttCCTCATATCAGATTACATGATGTCAATATGGGAGAATACAATGTCACAAAATTACAATTTACTTACTCCATGGCTCTCACTGAGTGCATTGATCCAAAAGCAAGTGGTTGGTTTAATGAAAAACACAACCAAAGTCTTGAGAGAATCTGTTACAAGAATCCAAAACAGGATCACGAGGAACCTTTTTGTGTGAACAAGAGAGAACTTCAAATGGCATCATT GAATAGGAGATATATCCAATCTGCACACATGTGGGAGTTAAAATCTAATGGGACTCTGGTTAATAGTGATTCTGGCCTTTGTGCAACAGTAGAATATCTCCTAG CTGAAGGTTTTCCTAATGGGATTAGATCTTGGATTGCAACTGGAAGAACAG GGGAGATCTATGTTGCTTTTTTCAATCTGAATAGTGAGAAAGCAACAATATGTGCAAACATAGTAGACTTAACTATTGTGTATCCAGCTAGAAGAAAGTATGGACTTTGTATCGGAACCGAAACATGGAGTAGAACAAGTATAAAAACTAATGATACATTATCAGCAGAAGTGGCAAGTCATGGAAGTGCATTGTTTGTCCTTCATTGTCAATAA